One Luteolibacter flavescens DNA window includes the following coding sequences:
- a CDS encoding TonB-dependent siderophore receptor encodes MASITVVSIFAPAMLLGQQATPVPAVPPKSFDEMVVAADKDKGPVAKLSGAPTKTDTPLIETPQSVSVVTREEMDRRGAQSVAQALTYTPGVLTGVGGEDSRFDDIVIRGYDAGSTSTNMYRDGLRVPSGGQWTRSQFDLFGFERVEVVKGPSAVLYGQVAPGGLVNQVSKRPTADHRGMASFQYGSFDTWQAAADVSGPIDGEGRFLYRIAGLYRDGGSQIDHTDLERKFIAPSFTWNISEDTSFTLLTAYQEDRGGATYQFLPVAGSLTPAPLGYIRRENFLGEPTHNTFDRDQWSIGYELKHRFNDTLSFHQNARFADNSTLYEGVVGGTRGALLLPNAAGNWTRRAVRGIGDAHNFSIDSRLQADFETGPVEHTTIVGFDYIRGAWTHLRTGATVPAINIFLPVYTGIPAGTVFANQVSQDAVESQKGVYFQEQLKWGGWHLTLGGRYDNSDIELLNRMTKVMSNTDADEWTGRAGLLYLFDSGIAPYASYSTSFEPLAGTDRNGSPFDPTEGEQVEIGVKYEPKGFNAVFTASAFQLNQTNVLTLDSVDPLFQAQTGEIELRGVELEAKVALTEGLSITGGWTFMDSEIKRNNDGNVGNDFANVAEDTGSLWIDYTFQGGPLEGLGVGAGVRYVGARFGDNANAFRVPDYTLFDAAIRYDLGKLSESLEGAAVSLSATNIADEIYVAKAETAISANYGPGRVINMNLSYSW; translated from the coding sequence TTGGCCTCCATCACCGTCGTCTCCATCTTCGCCCCGGCGATGCTCCTCGGCCAGCAGGCGACCCCGGTCCCCGCCGTGCCGCCGAAGTCCTTCGACGAGATGGTGGTCGCGGCCGACAAGGACAAGGGCCCTGTGGCGAAGCTTTCCGGTGCGCCGACGAAGACGGACACCCCGCTCATCGAGACCCCCCAGTCCGTGTCCGTCGTGACCCGCGAGGAAATGGATCGCCGCGGCGCGCAGAGCGTGGCGCAGGCGCTGACCTACACTCCCGGCGTGCTGACCGGCGTGGGTGGCGAGGACAGCCGCTTCGACGACATCGTGATCCGCGGCTACGATGCGGGTAGTACTTCGACGAACATGTACCGGGACGGCCTGCGGGTTCCGTCCGGCGGCCAGTGGACGCGCAGCCAGTTCGATCTCTTCGGCTTCGAGCGCGTGGAAGTGGTCAAGGGACCCTCCGCCGTCCTCTACGGCCAGGTCGCCCCGGGTGGCCTCGTCAATCAAGTCAGCAAGCGCCCGACCGCTGACCATCGCGGGATGGCTTCTTTCCAATACGGCAGCTTCGACACCTGGCAGGCCGCCGCTGACGTGAGCGGTCCCATCGATGGCGAAGGCCGCTTCCTCTACCGCATCGCCGGTCTGTATCGCGACGGTGGCTCGCAGATCGACCATACGGACCTCGAGCGGAAGTTCATCGCGCCGTCCTTCACCTGGAACATCAGCGAGGACACCTCCTTCACCCTGCTCACCGCCTATCAGGAAGACCGCGGCGGCGCGACCTACCAATTCCTCCCGGTCGCTGGCTCGCTCACCCCCGCGCCTCTCGGCTACATCCGCCGCGAGAACTTCCTCGGGGAGCCGACCCACAATACTTTCGACCGCGACCAGTGGTCCATCGGCTACGAGCTGAAGCACCGCTTCAATGACACGCTGAGCTTCCACCAGAATGCCCGCTTTGCCGACAACAGCACCCTCTATGAAGGCGTGGTCGGCGGCACCCGCGGCGCGCTGCTCCTGCCAAATGCGGCGGGCAACTGGACCCGCCGAGCCGTCCGCGGCATCGGTGACGCTCACAATTTCTCCATCGATAGCCGCTTGCAGGCGGACTTCGAGACCGGTCCGGTCGAGCACACCACCATCGTCGGCTTCGACTACATCCGCGGTGCCTGGACGCACCTGCGCACCGGTGCCACGGTCCCGGCGATCAATATCTTCCTGCCTGTCTACACTGGCATCCCCGCAGGCACGGTCTTCGCCAACCAGGTGAGCCAGGACGCCGTGGAGAGCCAGAAGGGCGTCTATTTCCAGGAGCAACTGAAGTGGGGCGGCTGGCACCTCACCCTCGGTGGCCGCTATGACAACTCGGACATCGAGCTGCTGAACCGCATGACGAAGGTCATGTCGAACACCGATGCCGACGAGTGGACCGGTCGCGCGGGCCTGCTTTACCTCTTCGACTCCGGCATCGCGCCGTATGCCAGCTACTCGACATCCTTCGAGCCGCTGGCGGGAACCGATCGCAATGGTTCGCCCTTCGACCCGACCGAAGGCGAGCAGGTCGAGATTGGCGTGAAGTATGAACCGAAGGGCTTCAACGCGGTCTTCACCGCTTCCGCCTTCCAGCTTAACCAGACCAATGTCCTCACGCTGGATTCCGTCGATCCGCTCTTCCAGGCGCAGACCGGCGAGATCGAGCTGCGGGGCGTGGAGCTCGAGGCAAAGGTCGCCCTTACCGAGGGCCTGTCCATCACCGGCGGCTGGACCTTCATGGACTCCGAGATCAAGCGGAACAACGACGGCAATGTAGGCAATGACTTCGCGAATGTGGCGGAAGACACCGGCTCGCTGTGGATCGACTACACCTTCCAGGGTGGTCCGCTTGAGGGCCTCGGCGTCGGTGCAGGCGTGCGCTACGTGGGTGCCCGCTTCGGCGACAATGCGAATGCCTTCCGCGTGCCGGACTACACGCTCTTTGACGCGGCGATCCGCTACGACCTTGGCAAGCTCTCCGAGTCCCTCGAAGGTGCCGCTGTCTCGCTGAGCGCGACGAACATCGCCGACGAGATCTACGTCGCGAAGGCCGAGACCGCGATCTCCGCGAACTACGGCCCCGGCCGCGTGATCAACATGAACCTGAGCTACTCCTGGTAA
- a CDS encoding beta strand repeat-containing protein, whose translation MNTTRSALITTALVAVAFTAHAADTPEGMSWLPSDPLDLTLPGTHTHDLWLNLAFSTNMSRTAPFMMGGVNYGNLPYSIPGYGTFIMFPGMTMWNPFKAQFWTGTTQGELIKISNGTGGGPYPAGSSIYFGGASPDPNVDGGTLGMKGYAMPGVKTVTAQISIGEAYGYSFFDTGAPGIGPEDLPKLKVYNAAGTLLATLDATHNGIIKKAYNGSLEMPPGSGLDEDIYINTLGLQWNLANVEGDISWFQADWTGVQHAQLWSLRLDQTDTVQSSFVFDLTSTWTGATDTNWTTAGNWQGSTPPTTVGKAVFGTGSGVNIDAPVTVGQLALSPGADFTVSSANDSKLTVSLNVVTENTGDHTISSDLVFPAITTVDIGEDTSLAITGDVSGSGFYKRGAGPLTVSGSNNFSGTIILAGGTTTASGTSLTSAGSVLDLKNARLILKGSDRFENEFKVKLSGTSIAGQSAWVQLGDATTGAVTQTFAELNAAKPQYVKDLNPNPQTNPPVHVVSGTPEISTLTLKGGTYSGTLGGTGTNENNFGLSVEGNVILQGTSTYVGDTVVKPGGTLQLNREEALSANSAIKLQGGVLALGAFSYMTPGGENDNGITVNESIPSLNRSLGTGPGQIEFTSGTLRAVAGARSVNFGGNGDSISWGQPGFIAEGSPLVITGDLATSRVVLANALNLGSTDREVQVNDFNSVAELSGKISGSGGLIKSGTGTLILTGDNDFTGPLVVDRGKLGIESFGTAGTSGPFGNTSNAASSIVLTGGLSDGYGGGILNYTGSENLVTDRLFTIKGTVGSVAVDGTGTLHFTNTGAIAFDSSAPSILELRGINNTPSRFDPLITDNGQHPVSLRKAGSGAGGTGGYWIIGNENHSYTGQTVVNAGTLEVSKLANGGQPSSIGASSSDASNLVLWRGRLLYTGPEVSTDRLFAITTGSSHVNDFDKSPRIDSSGTGAMHFTNTGSLRNADVSGTTQEIGNGAWLTLMGSFTGADNTFAPRIGGGIAANSRIFKEGPGTWVLSNTGNSWVGITEITGGTLAVNSIANGGIAVVMNTTINSTTATVTSATGLVVGMSVNGPAIAAGTTISAINGTTVTLSLPATFTYSTGSSRNKVAGYPSTLGTAPAAPANLVINGGTLRYDGAGDATDRRFTVGINGAGLASSGTGAVNFNSTAALTYAGTSARTLTLGGSNAGENTLAAAIGNAGTGVVSVTKSGSGTWVLGNANTYTGNTTVTGGTLKLTAAALADASTLSIAAGATVELAYPASAIDLVDTLILGGEEAASGVWGAEGSGAQHTSPLITGTGLIRVAGAFEAWAAGITNPALRDRDADADGDGISNLHEYLFGTSAAVGNGSLVQSSREGGDLILRWNELVAGGVYQLQESTSLAETPWPASEIVPVTPDDQEGVPDGYIRKQATVPIEGAAKFFRVSGSEE comes from the coding sequence ATGAACACGACCCGATCCGCCCTCATTACCACGGCTCTAGTAGCAGTGGCATTCACCGCCCATGCCGCCGATACCCCCGAAGGCATGAGCTGGCTCCCCTCCGATCCGCTCGATCTGACGCTTCCAGGTACCCACACGCATGACTTGTGGCTGAACCTCGCCTTTTCGACGAACATGAGCCGCACCGCGCCTTTCATGATGGGTGGCGTGAACTACGGGAATCTGCCCTACTCCATCCCCGGCTACGGGACATTCATCATGTTCCCCGGCATGACGATGTGGAATCCCTTCAAGGCGCAGTTCTGGACGGGGACCACGCAGGGCGAGCTGATCAAGATCAGCAACGGCACGGGAGGCGGACCCTATCCGGCCGGATCATCGATCTACTTCGGCGGTGCGAGCCCGGACCCGAATGTCGATGGCGGAACGCTGGGCATGAAGGGCTACGCGATGCCGGGCGTGAAGACGGTGACCGCGCAGATCTCGATCGGTGAAGCCTACGGCTACTCGTTCTTCGACACCGGCGCGCCGGGGATCGGGCCGGAAGATCTTCCGAAACTGAAAGTCTACAACGCGGCGGGCACGCTGCTGGCGACGCTCGATGCCACGCACAACGGCATCATCAAGAAGGCCTACAATGGCAGCCTGGAGATGCCTCCAGGGTCCGGCCTCGACGAAGACATCTACATCAACACGCTCGGCCTGCAGTGGAATCTCGCGAACGTCGAAGGCGATATCAGTTGGTTCCAGGCGGACTGGACCGGCGTGCAGCACGCGCAGCTCTGGTCGCTGCGGCTTGACCAGACGGACACCGTGCAGAGCAGCTTCGTCTTCGACCTCACGTCGACCTGGACCGGCGCGACCGACACGAACTGGACCACCGCAGGCAACTGGCAGGGCAGCACCCCGCCGACCACGGTGGGCAAGGCGGTCTTCGGCACCGGCAGCGGTGTGAACATCGACGCACCGGTGACGGTGGGGCAGTTGGCCCTGAGCCCGGGTGCGGACTTCACGGTCTCCAGTGCGAATGATTCGAAACTCACGGTTTCGCTCAATGTCGTCACGGAGAACACCGGCGACCACACGATCTCGTCGGACCTCGTCTTCCCCGCCATCACGACGGTGGACATCGGTGAAGACACCTCGCTGGCCATTACCGGCGATGTCTCCGGCTCGGGCTTCTACAAGCGCGGCGCGGGTCCGCTCACGGTTTCGGGCAGCAACAACTTTAGCGGCACGATCATCCTCGCGGGCGGCACGACCACGGCGAGCGGCACGTCCCTGACCTCGGCCGGGTCGGTGCTCGATCTAAAGAACGCGCGCCTTATCCTGAAGGGCAGCGACCGCTTTGAAAACGAGTTCAAGGTGAAGCTCAGCGGCACCTCGATCGCGGGTCAATCCGCGTGGGTCCAACTTGGCGACGCCACGACCGGTGCCGTCACTCAGACCTTCGCCGAGCTCAATGCCGCGAAGCCGCAGTATGTGAAGGATCTCAATCCGAATCCGCAGACGAATCCTCCGGTTCATGTCGTCAGCGGCACGCCTGAGATTTCCACGCTCACGCTGAAGGGCGGTACCTACTCCGGCACGCTCGGCGGCACGGGAACGAACGAGAACAACTTCGGACTCTCGGTCGAAGGAAATGTCATCCTCCAGGGCACCAGCACCTACGTGGGTGATACGGTCGTGAAGCCCGGCGGCACCCTGCAACTGAACCGCGAGGAAGCACTCTCCGCAAACAGCGCCATCAAGCTCCAGGGCGGCGTGCTGGCTCTCGGTGCCTTCAGCTACATGACTCCCGGCGGTGAGAATGACAACGGCATCACGGTGAACGAGTCGATCCCGTCCCTGAACCGCAGCCTCGGCACGGGTCCCGGCCAGATCGAGTTCACCTCCGGCACCTTGCGTGCCGTGGCCGGTGCTCGCAGCGTGAACTTCGGCGGGAATGGCGACTCCATTTCCTGGGGCCAGCCCGGCTTCATCGCGGAAGGCTCCCCGCTCGTGATCACCGGTGATCTTGCCACGAGCCGCGTGGTGCTGGCCAATGCCCTCAACCTCGGATCGACGGACCGCGAGGTTCAGGTGAATGACTTCAACAGCGTCGCGGAACTCTCCGGCAAGATCAGCGGCAGTGGCGGCCTGATCAAGTCGGGCACCGGCACGCTGATCCTCACCGGCGACAATGACTTCACCGGTCCTCTCGTGGTGGATCGGGGCAAGCTCGGCATTGAGTCCTTCGGCACTGCAGGCACTTCCGGTCCCTTCGGAAATACTTCGAATGCCGCGTCCAGCATCGTCCTCACCGGCGGTCTGTCGGATGGCTACGGCGGTGGTATACTGAACTACACCGGCAGCGAGAATCTCGTCACCGATCGCTTGTTCACCATCAAGGGCACCGTCGGCTCTGTCGCGGTCGATGGCACCGGCACGCTTCATTTCACGAATACCGGAGCCATCGCCTTCGACTCGTCGGCACCGTCCATCCTGGAGTTGCGCGGCATCAACAATACCCCGAGCCGCTTCGATCCCCTGATCACCGACAACGGCCAGCATCCGGTCTCGCTGCGCAAGGCCGGCTCCGGTGCAGGAGGCACGGGCGGCTACTGGATCATCGGCAACGAGAATCACAGCTACACCGGCCAGACCGTGGTGAATGCCGGCACGCTCGAAGTGTCGAAGCTCGCCAATGGCGGCCAGCCCAGCAGCATCGGTGCCTCGTCGAGCGACGCGTCGAACCTCGTCCTGTGGCGCGGCCGTCTCCTCTACACCGGGCCGGAAGTCAGCACCGACCGCTTGTTTGCCATCACCACCGGCAGCAGCCACGTCAATGACTTCGACAAGTCTCCGCGCATCGATTCCTCAGGCACGGGTGCGATGCACTTCACGAATACCGGCTCGCTGCGGAATGCCGACGTGAGCGGCACCACGCAGGAAATCGGCAACGGTGCTTGGCTGACCCTCATGGGATCATTCACGGGTGCGGACAATACCTTCGCGCCCCGCATCGGCGGCGGCATCGCGGCGAATTCCCGGATCTTCAAGGAAGGTCCCGGCACGTGGGTGCTGTCGAACACCGGCAACAGTTGGGTGGGCATCACGGAGATCACCGGCGGCACGCTGGCGGTGAATAGCATCGCGAACGGCGGCATCGCGGTGGTGATGAATACCACGATCAACTCGACCACGGCCACCGTCACCAGCGCCACCGGACTGGTGGTCGGCATGTCGGTGAACGGTCCCGCGATCGCGGCTGGCACCACGATCTCCGCGATCAATGGAACGACCGTCACGCTCTCGCTTCCTGCGACCTTCACCTACTCCACAGGAAGCAGCCGCAACAAGGTTGCCGGCTACCCGAGCACGCTTGGCACCGCACCCGCGGCACCGGCGAATCTCGTGATCAATGGCGGCACGCTCCGCTATGACGGGGCGGGGGATGCCACGGACCGCCGCTTCACGGTTGGCATCAATGGTGCAGGGCTCGCTTCTTCCGGCACGGGCGCTGTGAATTTCAACAGCACCGCCGCTCTGACCTACGCGGGAACCAGCGCACGCACGCTGACGCTCGGCGGCTCGAATGCGGGTGAGAATACCCTTGCCGCAGCCATCGGGAATGCGGGCACGGGCGTTGTTTCCGTGACGAAGTCCGGCAGCGGCACCTGGGTGCTCGGCAATGCGAACACCTACACCGGCAATACCACGGTGACGGGTGGCACGCTGAAGCTCACCGCCGCCGCTCTCGCGGATGCCAGCACGCTCAGCATTGCGGCAGGTGCGACGGTCGAGTTGGCGTATCCCGCAAGCGCGATCGACCTGGTGGACACGCTCATCCTCGGCGGCGAGGAAGCGGCGTCCGGCGTGTGGGGCGCGGAGGGATCCGGTGCCCAGCACACCAGCCCGCTGATCACCGGCACGGGATTGATTCGCGTCGCCGGAGCATTCGAGGCCTGGGCCGCTGGCATCACCAATCCCGCCCTGCGCGACCGTGATGCGGATGCGGATGGCGATGGCATCAGCAACCTCCACGAATACCTCTTCGGCACGTCCGCCGCGGTCGGCAATGGCTCGCTGGTCCAGTCGAGCCGCGAGGGTGGCGACCTGATCCTGCGCTGGAACGAACTGGTGGCCGGTGGCGTCTATCAGCTCCAGGAAAGCACCTCCCTCGCCGAGACCCCATGGCCTGCCAGCGAGATCGTCCCGGTCACCCCTGACGATCAGGAGGGTGTTCCAGATGGATACATCCGCAAGCAGGCCACCGTGCCGATCGAAGGAGCCGCGAAATTCTTCCGCGTCTCCGGCAGCGAGGAATAA
- a CDS encoding PadR family transcriptional regulator, with product MSDGETRELFENWTVQMRKGVLDLCILKALAGGECYGYALVKSLVAIPGIGVAEGSIYPLLSRLKKQGLVTTRLEESSEGPARKYYRLTPEGKALGEEMQAYFGEMAKGVGSLPDFTVPSSDLPNKPAIPRRN from the coding sequence ATGAGCGACGGAGAGACCAGGGAGCTTTTCGAAAACTGGACCGTCCAGATGCGCAAGGGCGTGCTGGACCTGTGCATCCTGAAGGCACTCGCCGGTGGTGAGTGCTATGGCTACGCGCTGGTGAAGTCGCTGGTGGCCATCCCGGGCATCGGCGTGGCGGAAGGCTCCATCTACCCCCTGCTCTCCCGCCTGAAGAAGCAGGGACTCGTCACCACCAGGCTGGAGGAATCCAGCGAAGGCCCGGCCCGCAAGTACTACCGGCTGACCCCCGAGGGCAAGGCACTCGGCGAGGAGATGCAGGCCTACTTCGGCGAAATGGCCAAGGGCGTGGGCAGTCTCCCCGATTTCACCGTTCCTTCATCCGACCTTCCAAACAAACCGGCAATTCCGCGCCGCAACTGA
- a CDS encoding TonB-dependent hemoglobin/transferrin/lactoferrin family receptor — MSPHPMLRILALAALCTPVAHSEEEEITPFPDDPPAASTGSVVEDLGEMVVVATRTKQRWLDTAGTVTRVDKDTLVQTGAQDLGGIVKYDPTVVVPFDMTTGDGAVAYAATGSASFNIRGTEGNRVGVEVDGIRQPPEYVSTSFDAGAETGAGGMGRDYFDPAMFQLVEILKGGASALYGSDALGGMVSMKTLSAEDLLGDDDWGGLLRTQYFSRNEGMAGQLGGAWRKGNFDFMLLYAARDGEETGNNGIIPPDPLQMESSAWLAKAGYTIGDHRFLLTWENYERNVHAEMRSALHPKIAMFNIFKKSIDNWQDIERQRLSLNWDWTPAAAPIDKLSTHLYRQDSTSASRNRSLNPPRTGFPPGWGINETEGRNRRQRIDFSTAITGITSIAEREFDLFGQKHFLLGGIDISREDSSNRFDRIETDGLVGFDEDTGQFYADTQTTVSDRISFAPSETWRLGFFLQDEIKPAERWTITPGVRFDFHEIKVDANQQYLERLSNLMGSDIQPSTGYDNFSISPRLDVVFQTTENTRVYAGYGMGIRNPTAEELTMIFDHPSGGFQQVTIPNPDLKEEVSHAFKVGYKGEKEIGRFAIEGFFTKYEDYIENNVPVGLLPDGTALSTTKNQGEAIIYGFEASGEWNVGESFQQMQGWTLGLNTGRAYGENETKDTALNTVEPWKTVGWVGWQETEAKYGARVMGTYTAAVTRTDDTTMNGRMFHPPSWFTLDLVTWWRPTEGLTINAGLNNIFDEKYWDWGTVRRSGGHMGLDTFGGQAGSVDDRTTAPGRNFYLSATYAF; from the coding sequence ATGAGCCCTCACCCCATGCTCCGCATCCTGGCGCTGGCTGCCCTCTGCACGCCTGTCGCCCATTCCGAAGAGGAAGAGATCACGCCCTTCCCCGATGATCCGCCAGCCGCGTCCACCGGCAGTGTCGTGGAAGACCTCGGCGAGATGGTCGTGGTCGCCACGCGCACGAAACAGCGCTGGCTGGACACCGCGGGCACCGTGACCCGCGTGGACAAGGACACGTTGGTCCAGACCGGTGCGCAGGACCTCGGCGGCATCGTGAAATACGATCCCACCGTGGTAGTGCCCTTTGACATGACCACCGGCGACGGTGCCGTGGCCTACGCGGCCACCGGGTCCGCGAGCTTCAATATCCGCGGCACTGAGGGCAATCGCGTCGGCGTGGAAGTGGACGGCATCCGCCAGCCGCCCGAGTATGTCTCGACGTCCTTCGACGCGGGGGCCGAGACCGGCGCGGGCGGCATGGGACGGGACTACTTCGATCCGGCGATGTTCCAGCTCGTGGAGATCCTGAAAGGCGGCGCGAGCGCCCTCTACGGCAGCGACGCGCTGGGCGGCATGGTTTCCATGAAGACACTCTCCGCGGAGGACCTGCTGGGCGACGATGACTGGGGCGGGCTACTGCGCACGCAGTACTTCTCGCGGAACGAGGGCATGGCCGGTCAGCTCGGCGGCGCGTGGCGGAAGGGGAACTTCGACTTCATGCTGCTCTACGCCGCCCGCGATGGCGAGGAGACCGGGAACAACGGCATCATCCCGCCGGACCCGCTCCAGATGGAAAGCAGCGCGTGGCTGGCGAAGGCCGGCTACACCATCGGCGACCACCGCTTCCTCCTCACGTGGGAGAACTACGAGCGGAATGTCCACGCCGAGATGCGCAGCGCGCTGCACCCGAAGATCGCGATGTTCAACATCTTCAAGAAGAGCATCGACAACTGGCAGGACATCGAGCGCCAGCGTCTCAGCCTGAACTGGGACTGGACGCCCGCTGCCGCACCCATCGACAAGCTGTCCACCCATCTCTACAGGCAGGACTCCACGAGCGCGAGCCGGAACCGGAGCCTGAATCCGCCACGCACCGGATTCCCGCCGGGGTGGGGAATCAATGAAACGGAGGGCCGCAACCGCCGCCAGCGCATCGACTTCAGCACGGCCATCACCGGCATCACGTCGATCGCGGAGCGAGAGTTCGATCTCTTCGGGCAGAAGCACTTCCTGCTCGGCGGCATCGATATCTCGCGCGAGGACTCGTCGAACCGCTTCGACCGCATCGAAACGGACGGGCTCGTCGGCTTTGACGAGGACACGGGGCAATTCTACGCGGACACGCAGACGACCGTCTCGGACCGCATTTCCTTCGCCCCCTCGGAGACGTGGCGGCTCGGGTTCTTCCTGCAGGATGAGATCAAGCCCGCCGAGCGCTGGACGATCACCCCGGGCGTGCGCTTCGATTTCCACGAGATCAAGGTGGATGCGAACCAGCAGTACCTGGAGCGCCTGTCGAACCTGATGGGCTCGGACATCCAACCGTCCACCGGCTACGATAACTTTAGTATTTCCCCGCGCCTGGATGTCGTCTTCCAGACCACGGAGAATACCCGCGTCTACGCAGGCTACGGCATGGGCATCCGGAATCCCACCGCGGAGGAACTGACGATGATCTTCGATCACCCGTCCGGCGGCTTCCAGCAGGTCACGATCCCGAATCCCGACCTGAAGGAAGAGGTCAGCCATGCCTTCAAGGTGGGCTACAAGGGCGAGAAGGAGATCGGCCGCTTCGCGATCGAGGGCTTCTTCACGAAGTACGAGGACTACATCGAGAACAACGTCCCCGTCGGCCTGCTGCCCGATGGCACGGCACTCTCCACCACGAAGAACCAGGGTGAGGCGATCATCTACGGCTTCGAGGCGAGCGGGGAGTGGAATGTCGGAGAGAGCTTCCAGCAGATGCAGGGCTGGACCCTCGGCCTGAATACCGGTCGCGCCTACGGCGAGAACGAGACGAAGGACACCGCGCTCAATACCGTGGAGCCATGGAAGACCGTCGGCTGGGTCGGTTGGCAGGAAACCGAGGCGAAGTATGGGGCCCGCGTGATGGGCACCTACACCGCCGCCGTGACCCGCACGGACGATACGACGATGAACGGCCGCATGTTCCACCCGCCATCGTGGTTCACCCTCGACCTGGTCACCTGGTGGCGTCCCACCGAGGGGCTCACCATCAATGCGGGCCTGAACAACATCTTCGACGAGAAATACTGGGACTGGGGAACCGTCCGCCGCAGCGGCGGTCACATGGGGCTCGATACCTTCGGTGGCCAGGCAGGATCGGTGGACGACCGCACCACCGCGCCGGGCCGGAATTTCTACCTCTCTGCGACTTACGCCTTCTGA
- a CDS encoding class I SAM-dependent methyltransferase, which translates to MSTPSLTSFGPEQAAAYDERFAKFAPLRDALHLLAGTVLARLPEDARILCVGAGTGAELLALGSRFPGWRFTAVEPSGAMLDRCRLKAEMAGMAERCEFHTGYLDSLPEGEPYHAATSILVSQFVLDEEMRRGFFREIAGRVMPGGYLLNADLSTDLASPLSAELFEVWLRLFEYADFTPEAIEGLRTAYGTDVAITPPEKIEAIIASAGFGTPTAFLQTGLIRAWFATRGAD; encoded by the coding sequence ATGTCCACGCCGTCACTCACTTCATTCGGTCCCGAGCAAGCAGCCGCCTATGACGAACGCTTCGCGAAGTTCGCTCCCCTGCGCGATGCGCTGCATCTCCTGGCGGGCACCGTGCTGGCAAGGCTGCCGGAGGATGCGCGTATCCTCTGTGTGGGCGCGGGCACCGGGGCCGAATTGCTCGCGCTCGGCAGCCGCTTTCCGGGATGGCGCTTTACCGCGGTGGAGCCATCGGGGGCGATGCTGGACCGCTGCCGGCTGAAAGCCGAGATGGCTGGCATGGCGGAGCGTTGTGAATTTCACACCGGCTATCTGGACTCGCTCCCGGAAGGTGAGCCTTATCATGCGGCGACTTCGATCCTCGTTTCACAATTCGTGCTCGATGAGGAAATGCGGCGTGGCTTCTTCCGCGAGATCGCAGGGCGCGTGATGCCCGGTGGCTATCTTTTGAATGCGGATCTCTCGACCGATCTGGCCTCGCCGCTTTCGGCGGAATTGTTCGAGGTGTGGCTGCGTTTGTTCGAGTATGCCGACTTCACGCCCGAGGCGATCGAGGGGCTGCGCACTGCCTATGGCACGGATGTCGCGATCACTCCGCCGGAGAAGATCGAGGCGATCATCGCTTCCGCCGGATTCGGCACTCCCACGGCCTTCCTGCAGACCGGTTTGATCCGGGCATGGTTTGCGACGCGGGGCGCGGATTGA
- a CDS encoding alpha/beta hydrolase, with protein MMKLPTFPAILTSVLLVTAASAAEFKPYTLPGCTETVVKSAEGKEYRVMISVPEGEAPAGGHSVTYVLDGDELFPVVTSVLKMQAGTGKLSKHNGIVPGIVVGIGYPGESRRDFDYTLDAPAGPPETYRNGKPYPPRPGGGADKLLDFILKEVRPLVEKQQKVDTSRQTLMGNGYGGLFALHVLFTKPELFQTYIASSPSIWWNDRYILKEEAAFRERIAKEPVKATLVLTVGEQEQSLTRIESSWAEDEREEHRLKVTRRKMVDNTRELFWRLDQASTPEFPVSFRMFEGESHKSVIPMAVSYALPFAFPAAP; from the coding sequence ATGATGAAGCTGCCCACATTTCCCGCGATCCTCACCTCCGTCCTGCTCGTCACGGCTGCCAGTGCCGCCGAGTTCAAGCCCTACACGCTGCCCGGTTGCACCGAGACGGTCGTGAAGTCGGCGGAGGGCAAGGAGTACCGCGTGATGATCTCCGTGCCGGAGGGCGAGGCCCCGGCCGGCGGTCACTCCGTGACCTATGTGCTGGATGGCGATGAGCTTTTCCCGGTGGTGACCAGCGTGCTGAAGATGCAGGCCGGCACCGGCAAGCTCTCGAAGCACAATGGCATCGTCCCCGGCATCGTCGTCGGCATCGGCTATCCCGGTGAATCGCGTCGCGACTTCGACTACACCCTCGACGCTCCCGCCGGACCGCCCGAGACGTATCGCAATGGCAAGCCGTATCCTCCGCGTCCGGGTGGCGGGGCGGACAAGCTGCTCGACTTCATCCTGAAGGAAGTCCGTCCGCTCGTGGAGAAGCAGCAAAAGGTCGACACCTCCCGCCAGACCCTGATGGGAAATGGCTACGGCGGTCTCTTCGCGCTGCACGTGCTTTTCACGAAGCCGGAACTCTTCCAGACCTACATCGCGTCCAGCCCGTCGATCTGGTGGAATGACCGCTACATCCTGAAGGAGGAAGCGGCCTTCCGCGAACGCATCGCGAAGGAGCCGGTGAAGGCGACACTCGTCCTCACCGTGGGCGAGCAGGAGCAGTCGCTCACGCGCATCGAGTCCTCCTGGGCGGAGGACGAGCGCGAGGAGCACCGGCTGAAGGTCACGCGCCGCAAGATGGTGGACAATACCCGCGAGCTCTTCTGGCGTCTCGATCAGGCGTCCACGCCGGAGTTTCCGGTGAGCTTCCGGATGTTCGAGGGTGAGAGCCACAAGTCGGTCATCCCTATGGCTGTAAGCTACGCGCTGCCCTTCGCCTTTCCCGCAGCGCCCTGA